A window of Sagittula sp. P11 genomic DNA:
CCCCGTGGGAGGATTGATGAACAAGCCGCTGAAACAGCACCTGATCGACCCGGAGATCTGCATCCGCTGCTACACCTGCGAGATGACCTGTCCGGTCGAGGCGATTACCCACAACGACGAGAACGTCGTGGTGGACCCGGACAAGTGCAACTTCTGCATGGACTGCATCCCGGTTTGCCCCACGGGGTCCATCGACGAGTGGCGCGTGGTGCGCGAGCCCTATTCGCTGGACGCGCAGTTCGGCTGGATGGAACTGCCGGAGCAGGAGGACCTGGGCGCCGACGAGGCGGAAACCGGCCTCGAGGCGCTGGACGAGGCGATGGCGGCGCTTCTGGCGGAGGCGCATTCGGGGGCGGGCGGCAAGGCGAAGGCGCCGGCCTCGGCGGCGAAGGCGACGGTGAACCTCTATACGCTGGGCAAGCCCGCGACCGCGAAGGTGACGGGCATCGTGCCGCTGACCAAGGACCCGGAGCACGACGTGCGCCACATCATCCTCGACTTCGGCGGCCAGCCCATGCCGGTGCTGGAAGGCCAGTCCATCGGGATCGTCCCGCCGGGCGCGGATGCGGAGGGCAAGCCCTTCCTGCCGCGGCTTTACTCGGTGTCGAGCCCGCGCGACGGCGAGCGGCCGAACTACAACAACGTCTCGCTGACGGTGAAGCGGGAGAAGGGCGGGCTCTGCTCGAACTACCTGTGCGACCTGAAGGTCGGCGACGAGGTGCGGGTCACCGGCCCCTTCGGCGCGACCTTCCTGATGCCCGACGACCCGGAGGCGCGGCTTCTGATGATCTGCACCGGCACCGGCTCGGCGCCGATGCGGGCCTTCACCATGCGGCGCCAGCGCACGGTGGGCGGCAGGTCGGGGGGCATGGTGATGTTCTTCGGCGCGCGCACGCCCGACGCGCTGCCCTACTTCGGCCCGCTGAAGAAGGTGCCGGAGGCGCTGCTGGAGCAGCACCTCGTCTATTCGCGCCAGGGGGAGGCGAAGGAATACGTGCAGGACCGGATGCGGGCCGAGGAGGACCGGGTGGCGGAGCTGCTGGGCGATCCGAAGACCCACGTCTACATCTGCGGCCTGCGCGGCATGGAGGAAGGGGTCGAGAAGGCGCTGACCAACATCGCCGAAAGCATCGGTCAGCAATGGACGGCGCTGCGCGACGGGATGCGCGACGAGGGGCGCTATCACGTGGAGACGTACTGAGCGGGCGGGGGCCGTGCGTGGGGGCCAGCCCCCACACCCCCGGAGTATTTCGGAAGCAAAGAAGCAGGGGCGGGGTCGCGGTTTTTCCGGCCTTTGGCCGATGATCGCAGGAGTGGTGTATGGGGCAGCCGTTCGAGCATGAGATCCGGGTGACATGGGGGGACTGCGATCCGGCGCGTATCGCCTATACCGCGCGCATCCCCTGGTTCGCGCTGGATGCGATCAATGCCTGGTGGGAGGAGAAGCTGGGGGACGGCTGGTTCCAGATGGAACTGGACCGCGGCGTCGGCACGCCGTTCGTCAACATGACCATCGATTTCCGCAGCCCGGTCACGCCGCGCCACCGGCTGATCTGTGCCGTGCGCCCGGTGCGGCTGGGCGAGACCTCGGTGAGTTTCGAGGTGCTGGGGCGGCAGGACGGGGTCCTGTGTTTCGAGGGGCGCTTTACCTGCGTGTTCATCGATGCGCCCACTTTCCGCAAGGCGCCGCCGCCGGAGGATATCCGAGCGGTGGTGGAGGCGCATCTGGACTGAGGGGCGTGTGTGATGTGGGGGCCGGTTTGGCGTTGCCACCGCGGGCGAAGCAGCTAGTGTGTGCACTATAATTCATAACGGTGCGAACGGGATGAGCAAGGCTGGGCCGCTGACACAGGACATGGCGACGCGCGGGGCGGAGGCGGACCGGGCCGTGGAGGCCCTGCTGGCGCGCGTGGGCGAGCGCGTGCGCCGCGCCCGCGAGGCCCGTCACATCCCGCGCCGCGTGTTGTCGGAGATGTCGGGTGTCTCGCCGCGCTACCTCGCGCAGCTGGAGACCGGCGAGGGCAACATCTCCATCGGGCTTCTGACCAAGGTGGCCTGCGCGCTCGACCTGTCGGTGGAGCGGCTGGTGGGCGAGGACGATCCGTGGTCGTCCGAGGTGCTGCGCATGTCCGAGATGTTCCGCCGCGCCGACCGGGGGATGCAGGCCCGCGTGCTGGCGATGCTGGAGGCGCAGGCGCCGGAGGGTGCGCGGGCGCAGCGGGTGTGCCTTGTGGGCCTGCGCGGCGCGGGCAAGTCGACGCTGGGGCGGCTGGCAGGTGAGGCGCTGGGCGTGCCGTTCCTGGAACTGAACGCGGAGATCGCGCGGATCGGCGGGATGCCGGTGGCGGAGATCATGGCGCTTTATGGGGCCGAAGGCTACCGGGAGATGGAGGCGGAGGCGCTGGAAGGCGTGATCTCGGCCCACGAGCGGATCATCCTGGCGGTCGGCGGCGGGCTGGTGGCGGAAAGCGTCACCTACGAGCGGGTGCTGGAGCGGTTCCACACGGTCTGGGTCAAGGCCTCGCCGGAGGAGCACATGGCGCGGGTGCGCGCGCAGGGCGACCTGCGGCCGATGGCCGGCCAGCCCGAGGCGATGCAGCAGCTGCGCACCATCCTGCGGGCGCGCGAGGTGCTGTACGAGCGGGCGCATGCGCAGCTCGACACCAGCGGCGCCGGCCTTGACGAGAGCCTGGAGGCGATGAAGACGCTGCTGGCGGACGAGGGATTTCTGGACTGACAGGCGGCAGGGGCTGCCGCGGAAGGAGTGACGGATGGCTGTGAGCTGCCGCAGAGAGGGCACGGCCCTGATCGTGACATTGGACAACCCGCCGGTGAACGCCATCGGCCTCGCGGTGCGCGAGGGGCTGGCCGCGGCGCTGGAGCGGGCCGGGACGGAAGAGGCGCTGAGCCGCGTGGTGCTGACCGGCGCGGGCCGGGCCTTTGCCGCGGGCGGCGACGCGCGGGAGTTCGACGCGCCCGCCGTGGCGCCGCACCTCAACGACATCGTGGCGGGCATCGAGGCCTGCGATGTGCCCTGGGTGGCGGCGATCAACGGCGTGGCGCTGGGGGGCGGCTGCGAGCTGGCGCTGGCCTGCCGCTACCGGATCGCGGCGCCGGGGGTGCAGATCGGCCTGCCGGAGGTCACGCTCGGCGTGGTGCCGGGGTCGGGCGGGACGCAGCGGCTGCCGCGGTTGATCGGCATGGCGGCGGCGCTGGACATGATCCCCACGGGCAAGCCGGTCAGCGCGGAGAAGGCGGAGGCGCTTGGGCTGGTCGACGGGCTGGCGGAGGACCCGCTGGCGGTGGCCCTGGGGCTGGACGTGGGGACGCTGGCGCTGGCCACGCCGGTCTGCGACCTGCCCGCGCCTGAGATGGACGCAGAGGCGGTGGAGGCGGCGCAGGCGCTGGCGGCGCGGAAGATGCCGCAGCAGGTGGCGCCGCTGACGGCCATCGCGCTGATCGCCTCGACCCCGGCGGTGACGCTGGCGGCGGGGCTGGCGGAGGAGCGCACCGCCTTCCTTACGCTCCGCGCGGACAGCCAGGCGCGGGCGCTGCGGCATGTCTTCTTTGCCGAACGGGGGGCGAAGGCGCCGGCGGGGCTGGAGGCCGCGCCGGGCGACACCGGCCACGTGGCGGTTGTCGGCGGCGGCACGATGGGGGCGGGGATCGCCTACGCCTGTATGAACGCCGGGCTGCGGGTCACCCTGCTGGAGACCGACGCCGACGGGGTGGCGCGGGCGGAGGCGAACGTCGGGAAAATCGTCGAGGCCTCGCTGAAGCGCGGCCTGATCTCGGCGGCGGGCGGGGAGGAGCGCCGCGCGCGGCTGGCGGTGACATCGGATTACGCTGCGGCGGCGGGCGCGGGGCTGGCGATCGAGGCGGCCTTCGAGTCGATGGAGGTGAAACGCGAGGTCTTCGGCCGGTTGCAGGCGGCGCTGGCGACTGACGCGGTGCTGGCGAGCAACACCTCCTACCTCGACCTGAACGAGATCGCGCGGTCGGTGGACGATCCGTCGCGGGTGGTGGGGCTGCACTTCTTCGCGCCCGCGCACATCATGAAGCTGCTGGAGATCGTGAAGGGGGAGGCGACATCGGACCGGGCGCTGGCGACGGGCTTTGCGCTGGCGAAGACGCTGAGGAAGGTGCCGGTGCTGGCCGGGGTCTGCGACGGGTTCATCGGCAACCGCATCCTCGCACGCTACCGCGAGGCGGCGGACACGGTGTTGATGGACGGCTCCACGCCCTGGGAGATCGACGAGGCGATGGTGGATTTCGGTTACGCCATGGGCCCTTACGAGGCGCAGGACCTGTCGGGGCTGGACATCGCCCACGCCAACCGGCGACGGCAGGACGCGACGCGCGACCCGGCGCGGCGCTACATTCCCATCGCCGACCGGATGGTGGAACTGGGCAAGCTGGGGCGCAAGACCGGGGCGGGCTGGTATCGCTACCCGGGCGGCGGCGGCAAGGTGGAGGACCCGATCGTGGCGGACCTCGCGCTGGAAGAGGCGCATTTCGCCGGGATCGCGCGCGTCGACTACGCACCGGACGAGATCCGCGAGCGGCTGCTGCTGGCGATGATCAACGAGGCGGCGGACATCCTGGGCGAGGGGATCGCGGCCTCGGCGCGCGACATCGACCTGGTGACGGTCTTCGGCTACGGCTTCCCGCGCTGGCGCGGCGGGCTGATGTGGTACGCGGACGAATGGGGCGTGCCGGAGATCGTGGCGAAGCTGAAGGCGCTGGCGGAGGAAGACCCGGTCGTCTGGAAGATTTCGCCGGTGCTGCAGGACTGCGCGGCCACCGGAACGCCGCTGGCGGAGTGGCGGCGCGCCTGAGGGGTTTCGCCTCGCTGGCGCGAGGCGACCGGCGCGCCCTTCGGGCGCGATGGGGGCTTTGGCTCTGAAGCGTTGGCTTGCCGGAGGGGGCGCGAGGGCGTGGAGGCCCCGCCTTTTCAGGTATTTATGACCAAGATGAAGGGGAGCGCGTGCCTTGTCCTTCATCTTGGCAAAAATACCTGACTTCGCCGAGATTGTCAGTCCGCGTGCCGTTCGGGCAAGGGGGCGGCGGTGGCCACTCAGTTCATGTCTTCGATCAGGCGGCCGTGGCGTTTCGTTTCCGCGAGGACGTCCGAGAGCGTCGCCATGCCGCGCGCCTCCAGCATGGGGAGCATGCGGCTGAAGACCTCTGCCGTGGCGTGGGCGTCGCCCAGTGCGGTGTGGCGCAGGTCCGGCGGGATGGTCACGGCCAGGCGGTCGCAGAGCGCGTCGAGCGTGTGGGTCTGCGACGCGCCGAAGAGGATCGCCGACAGCAGCACCGTGTCGAGGATCGGGTGGGTCCATTCCACGCCCATGCGTGCCTTGTGGCGGTGCAGGAAGGCCATGTCGAACGGCGCGTTGTGTGCCACGATCACGCTGTCCCGGGCGAAGGTGTGGAAGCGGCGCCCGGCCTCGGCGATGCCCGGGGCCGTGGCGACCATCGCATCGGTCACGCCGTGCACCTTCGAGGAGGCGGGCGGGATCGGGCGGCCCGGGTTGACGAGCTGGTCCATGCGCTCGCCCGGCACGATGCGTCCGTTGACGATGCGCACCGCACCGATCTGCACGATCTCGTCCTTGTGGGGAAGGAGGCCCGTCGTCTCGGTGTCGAACACCGTGTAGGTCAGCCGTCCGAGCGGCATGGCGTCGAGCGCGCCGGGCGCCTGGTCGAGCAGGGCGAAGTCGTAGGTCAGGGGGCGGGCGGCCTCGGGCGGGAGGTCGAGGTGCGAGGCATCCACGAGGATGATGTAGCCGCCGCCGTCCATCGGGCGCAGCCTTGCGTCGTAGCTTTGCGCACCGTCGTGGCCGGGCAGGGTGGCCGTGACCTCGCGCCCGGTCCTGTTCATCTGCTTGCGCAGTCCCTTGAGCGCCGCGCCGTCGAAATAGTCGGTCACGGGCGCGTTCAGCCGGGGGATGCCCTGCGAGGCCAGCACCTCGGCGGCCTGCCCGTCGTAGAGCACGATCTGGTCGGCGTTGCCCACGAGGATCGTGGCGACGGGGATCTCGGTCAGCAGCGCGGTCAGGCGGGCCTTCTCGGATTCGAGGCGCGCGGTTTCGGCTGCGATGCGGTCGGCGCTGGCCAGCGTGCTGGCGGAGAGCTGCGAACTGAGCGCCGAGGCGGCGGGGCCGAGGTCGCCCAGGTAGCGCGCGGCATCGGCGTCGACGCGGGTGGCGATCCCGGCATGTGCCCTGGCGCGGAGTTCGGCAGAGAGGCGTTCGATGGGTTTGGCCACGTTCTCGTCGAACAGCAGCCAGATCCCGGCGCAGAGCGCGGTGAAGCCGAAGGCGATGAGGATCGCGGCGAGGGTGAAGCCGTTGGCGTCATCCGTCCTCAGCGCCCGTGTGTAGCCGAACCACAGCGCCGCGCCCGCCAGCGCCGTGCCGCCGAGCGCGATCACGCAGAAGAACAGGAAGATCCGCAGTCGGAGGCTGAGGCCGGAGAACATGTCACGCCGCCTCGCAGACGGTCTGCACGATCGGGTCGTCGGCGCCCACGTCGCGCCAGACCGGGGGCGAGTCGTCGCCGAGGGCCGGGTCGGCGCGGCGCCCGGCGTCGCAGTCGATCATGATGTCGACGATGGTGACGGGTTTCCAGCGGCCGAAGAAGTAGAGCTTTGTCAGGAAGGTCTGCGGGGTTTCCATGTTGGGCCTCAGGCGCCCGGTCTCGACCGCGACGAAGCGGTCGGTCATCGGCACGACGTAGGTCCATGGCCGCCACGGCGCGCTGGAGGTGACGGATTGCGCCACGGTCAGCCCCTCGGGGAGGTTGTCCGCCATACGCCCGTACCAGCTGTATTCGGAGGAGATCGTCGCCGCCAGCATCGCCGCGCCCGCGCCCACCGGTATCAGCCATTTCGGCAGCCGCGTGACCCGCGTCAGCAGCAGCATGGCACCGGCCCCGGCGAAGCCCGCGAAGATCACGGCCAGTAATTCCAGGAACATCGTCTCTCCTCCTTCACGGGGTGTGCGCCGGACGGGTCCGGGCCTTGCCCCTTGTCCTTCAGCCCCGCGGGGCCGCCTTGGGGCGCCGCGCGGGGGGCGACGGACGCGCCCATGCCGTCGCCTGTCCCTGCCTGTCCGCGGCCTGCGTGGCCACCGGATCTTTCATCTTTTGCGCCGCACCGCCGCCTGCCCGGGGCTTCGCCGGTTCGCGGCTTGAAAGGTCCCCCGGACCTTTCATCGGCTGGGCCGCACCGCCGCTCACCCCAGCATACCCTTACCGTGTCCCAGTGCCGATTGCAGCGACTTCACCACGACGAAGGCGTTGCGCAAATGACTTCGCTCAAAGTCGGAGAGGCTGGAGGGCGCGAGGTAGTTGTCCGGGGCCTCGCCGGCCTTGGCCTGCCGGGCCTGATGTTCCAGCCGCGTCTCGGCGATCAGGTCGTAGGCGTCGATCAGGTCCTGTCCGCCGCTCTGGCTGAGGACGCCCGCGGCGACCGCCGCCTCCAGCCGCGCGCGGGTGTTGGCCATGGCCAGCCGTCCCTGCAGGGCGTAGACGCGGCCGAGGTCCACCACCGGCACGACGCCGGAATGCTTCAGGTCGATGCGGTTCTTGTATTCGCCCGAGCGGATCGTGGCGAAGCCGCGCAGGAGGCCCAGCGGCGGCGTGTGTTTGAGGGAGTTCGACACCATGTGGGCCACGAAGATCGAGTTCTTCGAGGCTTCGCGCAGGGTGTCGTGCTGCAGCGCGTCGAGCAGGGCGGGGTCGCCGCCGATGGCGCGCAGGTCGAACATGACGGAGGCGAGCATCTGCGCCTCGGGGCTGGGCTTGCCGATCCAGTTGCGGAAATAGCCGCGCCAGGTGGCGAGCGGCTGGCACCAGCGCGGGGCAGAGGCCATCATCTCGCCCGGGCAGAAGACGTAGCCGCAGGCGTCGAGGCCGGTGGTGACCTCCTGTGCCAGCGCGGTGAAATAGGGGCGCATGTCCTCGGTGAAGTCGTCCGAGAGGATCAGCACGTTGTCCTGGTCCGAGACGCCGGTCTGCTCCTGCCGGCCCTGGCTGCCGCAGGCGGCCCAGAGGTAGGGGACCGGGGGGCGGCCCAGCCTGGCCTCTGCCAGCGTCAGGAGCCGCCGGGTGGCGGTGTCGGCAATGTCGGTGATCAGCCGGGTCGTGACCTCGTGCCGGTTGCCGCCCGCGACGAGCTGCACCAGCAGTTGCGGGATGCGGGCAGTGACGCGGGCCATGGCCTGCACGTCACCGGCCTGCGCGATCTCGGACACCAGCTCGGCCGAGGTCATCGCCTGGAAGCGGGTCAGGTCGGTCTGGGTGACCATGCCGACGAGGCGCGGCCCCTCGGTGATCGGCACGTGGCCGATGCGCCGCTCCATCATCATGTGCAGCACGTCGGAGCCGATGGCCGAGGGCGGCAGCGTCACGGGTGCTGCGGTCATCACCCGGGTCACGGGCGTGTCGAGCGGCAGGCCGCCGCCCACCACCTTGCCCGAGAGGTCGCGGACGGTGGCGATGCCGCGCAGCATGCCGTCCTCGGTGATGCAGATCGAGGAGACGTGGCGCTCGTCCATCATGCGCGCTGCCTCGCGGACGGTCGTTTCGGGCGGGCAGGTGAGGGTGCGGGTGGCCATCAGCGTCTCGACCCGGCTGGTGGCGAGGTCGGCGCGCCGGGGCTTGGCGGCGCGGCCCCGGTCGAAGAACTTCGCCACGGCGGGCTGGGTCTCGACGAGGCGCAGGAAGTCGGGGCGGGGCAGGACCAGCAGGAGCGAGTCCTCGGTCGTGCGGGCGGAGGTCACGGCGCGGCCGTCGCGGGTCAGGCCGCGTTCGCCGAAGGAGTTGCGCGGTCCCAGCGCGGAGATCTGCACGTCGTTGCGGTCGCGCACGGCGACGCCGCCGGAATGGATCAGGTAGAGCCCCTCGAGCGGGGCGTCGAGTTCGTAGACCGGCTGGTCCGCGGCGATGCTCTGCGGACGGAAGGCGGGCAGCAGCTCCTCGAGCACCTCGGGCGCAAGCGCGTCGTAGGGGTGGACCGAGGTCAGGAACCTGCGCAGGGCGTCTTTGTCGATCGGCATCACGGGTCCTTTGCCAAGAACGTGTGCCCGGCATAACGCGGGGCCTTGCGGAAAGGGAAGGGACGTCGCGCCCGGTCGGGTCTTTTCGGGGCCGCCGCGGCCCGGCCTGCGCGCTGCGTGGTCAGCAAGGCGGGGCAGGGCGGTCGAAAAAGGCCGGACCCGCGGGGGCGGATCCGGCCGTTGCCTGTCGGTCTGGTCGCTGGCCTCAGTGGCCGTCGACCGCGGTACCTGCACCGCGCGGGATGCGGACCGATTCAACCAGTTCCTCGATCTCGCGCGGGATCGGCTTGGTCATCGACGACACGGTGAAGGCCACCGCGAAGTTGATGAGCGCGCCCACCGCACCGAAGGAGGTGGACTTGATCCCGATGAACAGCGGCGCCGCGTCGGTGTAGCTGTTGGTGTCGGGGATGAAGAACCAACCCTTGTGCAGGAAGATGTAGACGAGGGTCACGATCAGGCCCGCAAGCATGCCGGCCACCGCGCCCTTGTTGTTCACCTTCGAGAAGATGCCCATCATCAGGACCGGGAAGATCGACGCCGCGGCGAGGCCGAAGGCAAGCGCCACCGTCTGTGCCGCGAAGCCCGGGGGGTTGAGACCGAGCCAGGTGGCGACGGCGATGGATACGGCCATGGCGACGCGGGCCGCCATCAGTTCGCCCTTCTCCGAGATGTTCGGGGTCAGCTGGCCCTTCATGAGGTCGTGGCTGACGGCCGAGGAGATGGCGAGCAGGAGACCGGCCGCGGTCGAGAGCGCGGCGGCGAGACCGCCGGCGGCGATGAGGCCGATGACCCAGCCGGGCAGGTTGGCGATTTCCGGGTTCGCGAGAACCAGGATGTCGTTGTTGAAGTTGGTCAGCTCGTTGCCGGTCCAGCCTTCTGCGGTGGCCCGTTCCTGCATGTCGGGCGACTTGTCGTTGTAGTACTGGATGCGGCCGTCGCCGTTCTTGTCTTCCCAGCCGAGCATGCCGGTCTGCTGCCAGGTTGCCATCCAGTCGTACTCGGGGTCGTTCTCGATCTGCTCGATGCTCACGGCCTGCGCCGCGGTGCCTTCGGGCCAGAACTGCTGGGTGATGTTCAGGCGGGCCATTGCGCCCACGGCCGGGGCCGTCAGGTACAGCAGCGCGATGAAGACCAGGGCCCAGCCCGCCGACCAGCGTGCGTCAGAGACCTTCGGCACGGTGAAGAACCGCATGATGACGTGCGGCAGACCGGCGGTGCCGATCATCAGCGACAGGGTGAAGAGCACCATGTTGAGCGTGTCGCCGTTGTGCGCCGTGTACTGGTTGAAGCCCAGGTCGGTGACGATCTGGTCCAGCGTCGTCAGCAGCGGCGTGCCGTCCGCGGTCGAGCCGAAGAGGCCGAGCGCCGGGATCGGGTTGCCGGTCAACTGCAGCGAGATGAAGATCGCCGGGATGGTGTAGGCGAGGATCAGCACGACGTACTGCGCGACCTGCGTGTAGGTCACGCCCTTCATGCCGCCGAACACCGCGTAGGCGAACACGATCACCGCGCCGATCAAGAGGCCGGTGGTGGTGTCGACCTCGAGGAAGCGGCCGAAGGCCACGCCGACGCCGGTCATCTGGCCGATCACGTAGGTGATGGAGGCGATGATCAGGCAGAGCACCGCGACAAGGCGCGCGGTCGGCGAGTAGAAGCGGTCGCCGATGAACTCGGATACGGTGAACTTGCCGAACTTGCGCAGGTAGGGCGCGAGCAGCAGGGCAAGCAGCACGTAGCCGCCGGTCCAGCCCATCAGGAAGGCGGAGTTGTCGTAGCCGGTGAAGGCGATGAGGCCCGCCATCGACAGGAACGACGCCGCGGACATCCAGTCCGCCGCGGTGGCCATGCCGTTGGTGACCGGGTGAACGCCGCGGCCTGCGGCGTAGAATTCCGATGTGGAACCCGCACGGGCCCAGATCGCGATGCCGATGTAGAGCGCGAAGGACGCGCCCACGAACAGCAGGTTGATGGTAAACTGATCCATGGCTCTTATTCCTCGTCCACGCCGAATTCTTTATCGAGCTTGTTCATCCGCCAGGCGTAGAAGAAGATCAGCGCCAGGAAGACCAGGATCGACCCCTGCTGGGCAAACCAGAAGCCCAGGTCGGTGCCGCCCACGGCGATGCCGGACAGCAGCGGGCGCAGCAGGATGCCGAAACCGAAGCTGCACAGCGCCCAGATGACGAGGCAGATGATGATGAGGCGCAGGTTGGCTTGCCAGTAGCTCTTGCCAGCCTCAGCCTGCGCGGCCGAATTTGTGGTATGGTCCGCCATGTTGCGGGTCCTCCTTCCCAGTTGTCCTCGCCCGCGGGGCCTGACGGCCCCTTGGACGCTCCTCTCTTCTTGCGCGTGTCTGCGCGTCCCCGCGGCCGCCCGGGCCGCAGGGCTGGCCGTGGCTGTCAGGCCGTGGCCGTCTTCACGATCGCGGTCATCTTGCGCGCGATGTCGTCGATTTCGCCCATGGCATCGATGCCGATCAGCGCGCCCTGGGCCTTGTAGTAGGCAATGAGCGGCGCGGTCTGGGCGTGGTAGGCGTCCAGACGGCTGGCCACCGTCTCGGCGTTGTCGTCGGCGCGGCGCCTGAACTCCGTCCCGCCGCACTTGTCGCAGGTGCCCGTCGCCTTCGGCTGCTTGAAGCTGTCGTGGTAGCCCTCGCCGCAGGTGCCGCAGGTGTAGCGGCCGGAGATGCGGGTCACCATCGCGGCGTCGTCGACCTCGAGGCTGACGGCGGCGTCGATCTTCTGGCCGGTCTCCTCAAGCAGCCGGTCGAGCGCCTCCGCCTGCACCGCGGTGCGCGGGAAGCCGTCGAGGATGACGCCCTTCGCGCAGTCGGGCTGGGCCATGCGGTCGCGCAGGATGGCGATGACGATCTCGTCCGAGACAAGCTCGCCCGCTTCCATCACCGACTTGGCGCGCTGGCCGGCCTCGGTGCCCGCGGCGACTGCTGCGCGCAGGAGGTCGCCGGTGCTGAGCTGGACGAAGCCGAACTGCTCTTCGAGCATCCGGGCCTGCGTGCCCTTGCCGGCCCCCGGGGGGCCGAGCAGGATCAGAACGGGGGAGGTGTTCGGGGTCTGTGCGCCGTCCATCGGTCAGGCCCCCCTGTTCATTCTGTTTTCGATGAGGTCGTCGACGACGGCTGGTTCTGCGAGTGTGGATGTGTCGCCGAGTGCGCCGTAGTCGT
This region includes:
- a CDS encoding adenylate kinase; this encodes MDGAQTPNTSPVLILLGPPGAGKGTQARMLEEQFGFVQLSTGDLLRAAVAAGTEAGQRAKSVMEAGELVSDEIVIAILRDRMAQPDCAKGVILDGFPRTAVQAEALDRLLEETGQKIDAAVSLEVDDAAMVTRISGRYTCGTCGEGYHDSFKQPKATGTCDKCGGTEFRRRADDNAETVASRLDAYHAQTAPLIAYYKAQGALIGIDAMGEIDDIARKMTAIVKTATA